A window of Polynucleobacter sp. KF022 genomic DNA:
TTCAAATCAAGCAAGGTTGATGAATCTTGGTTTGATACTTTGGAAGAATCACTCATACAAAGTGATGTGGGTCTTCCTACGACCGAACAACTCATCAGCAAACTACGTAAAGCAGCAAAATCAGAGAAGGCTTCCAGCCCCGAAGAGTTACAAGCGCTACTTATTCAAGAAGTCAGCACATTACTCACTGCTATTGAGCCTTCACTTAATCCACTCTTTACTGGCGATAAGCCTAACACTCCAGAGGTATGGTTGGTTGTAGGGGTAAACGGTGCTGGCAAGACTACAACTATTGGCAAACTCTGCCGACTCTTTCAGTCTCAAGGTAAATCCGTTCTCCTGGCCGCAGGCGATACCTTCAGGGCTGCTGCACGCAACCAACTTCAAGAATGGGGCGGACGCAATCAAGTGGATGTTATTACTCAAGAAGGTGGTGACGCTGCCGCGGTTGCGCATGACGCGATTCATGCGGCCATCTCACGTAAGAGCGATATTCTGATCATTGATACAGCAGGCCGCTTAGCCACTCAAGACCATCTGATGGAAGAGCTCAAGAAGGTAAAGCGCGTCATCGGTAAAGCCCTTCCTGGGGCGCCACACCATACCCTACTCGTCCTAGATGGCAACACAGGCCAAAATGGCTTAAGCCAAGTAAAAGCGTTTCATGCAGCCTTGGGGCTGACTGGAATCATCGTGACTAAGCTTGATGGCACCGCTAAAGGCGGCGTGATCTGCGCCCTTGCCCATACCCTACAAGAAGGCCCAAAACCCGCTGTTCTAGCCCTAGGCAAAGGTGAGGGAATTGATGATTTAGCCCCCTTCACAGCAGGGCAATATTCCTCTGAATTATTCAATTAAATCAGTAACTTATAGAGTTAAAAAACCATTAGCACTCTCTTGACAAGAGTGCTAAAATAGTACTCTATAAACACCTCATATCTATAAGAAAAATGGTTCAAAAGAAATCTGACAAACCGAATTTGCAAACGCTGCCAGTCGCGCAGACTGCGGCGGCGTCTGCATTTCCAATGCTGCCAACTCTTGGGGTTGGCACTCTCGATTCATACATTGCGTACGTTAATCGCGTACCGATGCTCAGCGCTGCGGAAGAGTTACATCTTGCGCAGGAATTTCGTCGCACAGAAAATGTTGATGCTGCTAAAACTTTAGTGCTATCACATTTGCGTTTAGTGGTTTCTGTTGCTCGTCAATATCTTGGCTATGGCATTCCACACGCAGACTTAATTCAAGAAGGCAATATTGGCTTGATGAAAGCAGTAAAGCGCTACGACCCAAACAATGGTGCTCGCTTAGTGTCTTACGCGATTCATTGGATCAAAGCAGAAATTCATGAGTACATTCTCAAGAACTGGCGCCTGGTTAAAACTGCGACCACTAAAGCACAACGTAAATTGTTCTTTAACTTGCGCAGCAATAAACCCACCTTAAGCGCTCTGACTCCGAGCGAAGTGGATGCTTTGGCTAAAGCACTTGATGTCAAAGGTTCTGACGTTAAAGAAATGGAAATGCGGCTTGCTGGCGGCGATGTTGCGCTTGAAGGCGATGACAGTGACGAGGAATCCGCTTATGCCCCTATTCAATGGCTAGCAGATAACTCCCAAGAGCCGACTGCTCGCATTGCCAGTGCTGAAGCAGATGCCCTGCAGGGTCCTAAATTAGATCAAGCACTGATGGCTTTAGATGAGCGCAGTCGCAATATTGTGCAATCTCGCTGGTTGGCGATGGATGCTGAAGGTAACGGCACCAAGACATTGCATGATCTTGCTGATGAGTACGGCATATCTGCTGAACGCGTTCGCCAAATCGAAACTGCAGCACTCAAAAAGATGCGTGGATTACTCCAGGCAGCCTAAATAAAAAAGGGTTCGATTAAGAACCCTTTTCATTTCTTACTTCAGTAGTTCTTTCAAATCATGCGCTAAGGTCTCAGGACCTTGTGCGTGTTTGATATATAAACGTAAGCGCCCTTCTGGATCAAATGCATAGCTACCTGCTGTGTGATCCATGGTGTACGAGCCTGGCTTGGTACCCGGTACCTTCTTGTAATAAATCTTGAAGTCTTTGGTGACCTTCTCTAAAGCAGCCTCATCCGCTGGACGCAAGCCTAAGAAACGCGGATCAAATGCAGGCACATACTGCTTCAAAATCTCCGCTGTATCTCGCTCAGGATCCACCGTCACAAAAAGCACCTGGACCTTGTCTGACTGAGGTCCTAAAAGGGTCATCACTTGCTGCATTTCAGTCAAAGTGGTTGGACAAATATCAGGGCACTGCGTGTAGCCAAAGAACATCACTACCACTTTGCCCTTAAAGTCAGCCAAGGTTCTCACCTTCCCATCTGGATCCAGCAAACTAAAGTCTTTACCAAATGCAGTGCTGCCGGTGATATCAATGTTTTTAAACTCTGGCTTTGGACTGCAAGCAGTTAATACAAAACACAGAATTGCCAGAAAGCAAACACGTAGAAAATTCATATGGATCTCAGAGGAAATAGTGGTCTATTAAGAGCGCCGCAAAGAGTAGCGATAAATAGGTGATAGAAAATCGGAATGTTTTTTTAGCCAAAGCATCGCTATAAGAAATAAATAGCGCAATCACATAAGCCAAGAACATCAAGCCGAGAACAATAGCTGATATTAAATACACCATACCACTCATGCCATAGATGTAAGGCAACATCGTAGCGGCAATCAAAATCAAGGTGTAAAGCACGATATTTAACAGTGTAAAGCGCTCACCATGTGTCACCGGTAGCATTGGCAAGCCCGACTGCACATAGTCATCACGGCGATACAAAGCCAAAGCCCAGAAATGTGGTGGCGTCCAAACAAAGATGATGAGAACTAAAAGCCAAGCCTCTGCAGAAAGCGTATTCGTTACTGCTGCCCAACCAAGGGCTGGCGGCATAGCACCCGACAAGCCACCGATCACAATGTTTTGTGGTGTAGCTGGTTTCAGCAACCAGGTATAGATCACTGCATAGCCAACAAAGGTAGCGAGTGTTAGCCACATCGTTAAGGGGTTGCAGAAATTCCACAAAATAATCATTCCGAGCGAGCCCAAAATGATAGAAAAAATAATGATGTGAAATGGTGTGACTTCACCAGTAGCGGATGGACGCCATGAGGTGCGCTTCATCTTGGCATCAACAGCTTGCTCAATTAAACAGTTCACCGCAAATGCTGCGCCGGCCAAAAGCCAGATACCCACAATGCCGCCAAATAACACTGGGTAAGGAACCATACCAGGCGTAGCCAAGAACATCCCAATCACCGCACAAAATACGGCGAGCTGAGTCACTCTGGGTTTGGTTAAAACCCAATATTGACGCCAACGTGGCATTGCCACAGGCGCGCTTGTTTTAGAGTCACTCATATTTATGCCATCTTCTTTTGAATGAAAGGCTTCCATGAGGCCCAATAACTCATTCTGACTAAACAGAATACCAAAGCAGCAGAGCCTGCGGTATGCAATAGAGCGGCTAATAAAGGCCACTGAAAGATCACATTCGAAATACCAGTCACGATCTGCAGCAGAAGTACAACTAACAACAACTTAGCCACCAAACCCAGACCAGATAAGACCGGAGTTGCTAACTGAAGCGCTTTAAAGCCTAAAGCGCACAACACCACTAACACCAATACCGCAAAGAGGCGATGCGCCCAATGGATGGTTTGCAGCGCTATGGGGGAGATAAATTCACCTTGAGCATTGAGTCCTAATTGGCGCCAAAGAGTAAATCCCTCACGCCAGTTTGTTTCAGGCCATACGCTACCCATACAAGTCGGAAAATCTGGACATGCTAGAACGGCGTAATTAGTACTCACCCAAGCGCCCAGAAAGACTTGGATAAACAGAACCGCGAAGGAAAAAGCAAGCAGTTGTGCGGGTAGCGGGCGAACGCGAATTGCGCGAATCGTAGAAGATTTTTCTTCCCAAGATTGTTGCGCATACAAAGTGAGGAAGGACAATAAAACCAAGGCCAACATCAAATGAATGGTGACAATAATGGGTTGCAACTTCAGGGTCACTGTCCAAGCGCCAAAGGCACCTTGCACGCAGACCAAAACAAGTAAACCGAGACTACCCAGCAAAGGATTTTTTCCTAAAGACTTGAGCTTGCTAAAAGCAATTCCCACCTGCACCAAAATTAGGGCGCCCACCGTCATTGCCAAATACCGATGAATCATCTCGATCCAAGCTTTGATAACCGTCACAGGCCCGGTAGGCATGGCGCTCTCGGCCCGCTGAATCTCACTGAGGGCATGAAATGGATTGGAGGTGCCATAGCATCCAGGCCAATCAGGGCAGCCTAAGCCAGAGTCAGTTAGACGTGTAAATGCACCGAACACAATCAGATCAAAAGTCATAAAGACTAATACCCAATTGAGTTTTTGGAAAAAGCTATAGCCCGGCTTTCTCCAAAGATAGAGCAAAGGCAGGCCCGCAAAAATAATTGCGATAGCTCCTAACTCTAAAAATAAAATCAAGCTCGGCATTACAAATTCTCGCCCTTATGATTTAACTTCAGGAGCTTTTCTAGATCTTTCTTCATGCCAGCGAACTCTTTAGGAGAGTTTGTCACTGGGAAGTACATCATCTTTGCGGGGCTTGGATCAACTAGCTGAATCTGCTGACCCGCACCTTCTTTATTTAACCAGGCCTCAAAGTCTGATCGGAGCTTAGGATCTGATGGCAGAGAAACAATTTTGAAGCCTGCAGCTTTTTCGTCATACGCTTTGGTTACTTCTGGATCAACAGGCTGACCATCGGTATTGATCCATAAAAGTTGTAGTCGGCCACCCTCTCGTCCCATGGCCACCTTTACTTGACGCATCAAAAATAAGGCTTCAATGCATTTTTCATCTCTCGCCTTACATTCGCCAGCAGGACGAGCAATTAATAGGCTCCACTTACCTTTTGTGGGCGTATCAAGCCATGCAGTATTGAACTCTTGAGCTGGGTAAACCAAAGTCCCCAAATTGGTTTTACCGCCAGCAGGCTTAATCACGTAATACGTAAAATACGATGCGATTACTGGAGAGGCGCAAGCTAGCAATAGCAATAGCATCTGAATACGACCACGACGGGTACGCGCATTAATAGCAGCAGAATCTACCTGTGATGCCGGAATTAATAACTCTTTATCACTCACCCTTGATCCCCATTCGCAAAACCCTGACGTTTATATTGCCGCAAACCTGTAATTAACCAAAATACGAAACCAGCAAAGGCCAAAGCAAACCACTGGAATGCATAAGCATAATGGCGATCGACTCCGCTTGTCAGAGGCGGCCACTCACGTAACAAACCATCATCCGAGCCGACCTCAACCTCACGCAAAATAAATGGGGCTTGCACCCAACTATGTAAATTACCTTCAGACACTAAGTCGAAATTTTGCTCAATCCTAGGCTTACTAGTATCAATAGGATTCTTGCTGCTACCTAACTCATAAACCTTGCCAGGCTGCGCAAAAACGATGCCTTCTACATTGACTATCCGATTTGGCGTTTGCACTGGCGGCAAGGACTCGCGATTTTCATTGTTGCGTGGCGCCCAACCCCTATTAACCCAAAGAATCTCATCCTTGCCCTCTAGCCTTAAAGGCATCATCAGATAGAAACCAGATTGCGAAGTAGTACTGCCGGCAGGAGGAAGGGGTCTTGGCCGGTTATCCAGCCAAATGGCCGCTTCGGGGATATATTGCCCTCTTGCAATCATACGGCGCTCACGAGCCTCTTCTAAAGCCCAAGGACCGGTATTCGCATTCAAGATAGGCATTTGTTGGCGAGCCAACAAATTGGCAGCCAAGGCAATTTTGGTATCAGCTCTACTCAGCTGCCAAATGCCCGCTCCACAGCCAATCGCAATCACGATCAAGGCTGATACAGTAGCAACTATGCGCTTTGTAATGAGAGCGGTAAAAAGACTATTCAAGGGATTTAATAATAAGGATTTGTGATGAAGTGGATTATTCCAATTGTCCTACTAATGATTGTTTTTAGCTTAGGATCAGCTCTGTATTACATGATGAAAGATAGGGGCAATAGCTCACGCATGGTCCACTCACTCATGCTGCGCATCGGGCTATCTATCGCACTGTTTGCCGGAATTCTACTGGCCCACTACTTTGGACTCATTGAGGCCACTGGAATTAAAGTCGGTACTAATTAAGCTTCGCCATTCTTCGGGGGCTTAAAAACAAATCGGGGCTTTAGGCCCCGATTTTTGTTATTACATCCAGTAAACAGCGATGTACAGACCAAGCCAGACTACGTCAACGAAGTGCCAGTACCAAGCAGCGCCTTCAAATGCGAAATGATGCTTAGAAGTAAAGTCGCCACGAATCATACGACGCAAGACAATCGCCAACATTGTGCCGCCCAGGAAAACGTGGAAGCCGTGGAAACCAGTCAACATGAAGAATGTAGAACCATAAATGCCTGAAGTCAGCTTCAAGTTCAGCTCATGATATGCATGGTAGTACTCATAAACCTGGAAGCCCAAGAAAACGATACCCAAACCAACAGTTGCAGCCAAGCCAATAATGGCTTTCTTCATGTGGTTTTCTACTAACGCATGGTGAGCGATAGTAATCGTTACACCAGAGCTCAAGAGCAGCAATGTGTTGATTGTTGGAATTGGCCAAGGACCCATGGTGGTGAATTTCTCAACTAAACCAGCAGGACCATCATTTGGCCAAACAGCTTGGAAATTAGGCCAAAGCAATTTGCTTTCTACATCACCCATCCAAGGCATCGCAATATTGCGTGCATAGAACAAAGCTGCAAAGAATGCGCCGAAGAACATGATTTCAGAGAAAATGAACCAAGCCATCGACCAGCGATAAGAGATGTCAACGTTGACACCGTTCTTGCCAGCATTGGATTCTGCAATCGTGTCACCGAACCAGTTATAGAGAACGTAGAGAACAAACGCAACGCCTGCAAGGGTCAAAGGTCCGCCCCAAGAGGCATGATTTACCCATCCAGAAATACCAAAGCCAAAAGCAATTAAGCCAAAAGCGGCCATTGCTGGATGTCTAGATAGTCCAGGGACGAAATAGTATGGGGTTGAATTGGATGACATCTTATTCTCTCTATTCAATCAAAAAATAATCAATGGGACACAACTACTTTCACTATCAACAGGAGGACGCCCATAAAAATCAAGGCGCCAATAACACCTGCAATGATAATGTGCACAAAACTCAATGAAGCAACATCTTCCTGCAAACCAGACTTCTTACGCACCCCCAAAAAGCCCCACATCACGGCTTTCATAGACTGCATAAAACTACTTTTCTTTTTCATGATGCCAACCTTGTTTTAGGTGCTGGAGGCGTATTACCTAAGCCCAATTCAAAGAAGGTATATGACAAAGTAATTGTTTTTACATCATCCGGTAAACCTGCATCGATCACAAAGACTACCGGCATCTTTTTTGTTTCTTTTGCTGCTAGCGTTTGCTCCTGGAAGCAAAAGCACTCTAATTTAGTAAAAAACTCCGTTGCACTTTTAGGCGCATAACTCGGTATTGCTTGTGCGCGTACTGGGCGATTCTGATTATTAGTTACTTCATAAACAATCTCTGTCATTTCACCAGGGTGCACTTCTAAAAAATTCTTTACTGGTTTAAAAGTAAACGGGCCACGGCTATTCGAATCAAACTCAATAGTCACCGTACGAGCATAGTTAACTTGGGTATTGCCAACCTTATTAGGGCTAAAGGCTCTGACACCATAGTCATTCTTGCTCGTTACGACATTAATTCCGGTGACCTCACATAAGGCCTTGTACATCGGAACCAAGGCATAACCAAAACCAAACATCATCACCGCTGCAATTAAGAGCTTCAACAAAATCTGGCGGTTAAGTGCTTGAGTTGTAACCATGTCTACAAGGGGTTAACCCAACAAGCTCCGTTTAATCACAATACCAATAAAAAAGACTGCTACTACGCTCAACAGAATGAAGCCCGTCCTGCGATTGCTCGCAGCAAGGGCTTGCTTTCCTGATGAATTAAATTCCTGCTTCACGCATCTGCTCTGCGCTAGGCGGAGTTTCAAAAGTGTGATGAGGCGCTGGTGACGGTACTGTCCACTCAAGACCCTTAGCACCATCCCATGGCTTCATCGGCGCTTTTTCACCTTGACCGCGGTAAGCCGGCATCACAACGAAGAGCAAGAAGTAAACCTGTGCCAAACCGAAGCCCAATGCGCCGATCGATGCAATCGCATTGAAGTCAGCAAACTGAGTTGGGTAGTCAGCATAACGACGTGGCATACCTGCCAAGCCCAAGAAGTGCATCGGGAAGAAGGTGATGTTAAAGAAAATCATGGAAGACCAGAAATGGATCTTGCCGCGAGTTTCGTTAGCCATGTAGCCAGTCCACTTTGGACACCAGTAGTAGAAGCCTGCAAACATCGCAAACAATGAGCCTGCTACCAATACATAGTGGAAGTGAGCAACAACGTAGTAAGTATCTTGAACACCAATATCAATTGGCGCCATTGCCAAGATCAGGCCCGTAAATCCACCCATGGTGAAAACGAAGATAAAGCCGATAGCCCACAACATTGGAGTTTCAAAGGTCATTGAACCTTTCCACATGGTTGCTACCCAGTTAAAAATCTTCACGCCAGTTGGAACGGCGATCAACATGGTTGCGTACATGAAGAACAGTTGACCTGTTACTGGCATACCAGTTGCAAACATGTGGTGAGCCCAAACGATGAACGACAAGATCGCGATGGATGCAGTTGCATAAACCATTGAACTGTAACCAAACAATGTCTTTCTGGAGAATGCTGGAACGATTTCACTGATGATTCCGAATGCTGGAAGAATCATGATGTAAACCTCAGGGTGACCAAAGAACCAGAAAATATGCTGGAACATGATTGGGTCGCCACCGCCAACAGCGGAGAAGAATGAAGTACCGAAATGACGGTCAGTAAGAACCATCGTGATTGCACCAGCCAATACAGGCATCACAGCAATCAACAAGTAAGCAGTAATTAACCAAGTCCAGCAGAACATTGGCATCTTCATTAATGTCATGCCAGGAGCGCGCATGTTCAAAATAGTTACGATGATGTTGATCGAACCCATGATCGATGAGGCACCCAATAAGTGGAGTGCAAAAATCGCCATATCCATGCCAGGGCCCATTTGTGAAGTCAATGGAGCATAGATAGTCCAGCCACCTGATGGAGCGCCACCAGGAACGAGGAATGAGCTCAACAATAATGTTGCTGCTACTGGAAGAATCCAGAAGCTAAAGTTGTTCATACGGGCAAATGCCATATCAGACGCACCGATTTGCAAAGGCACCATCCAGTTAGCAAAGCCAACGAAGGCCGGCATAATTGCACCGAACACCATCACCAAACCGTGCATGGTTGTGAGCTGATTGAAAAACTCTGGGCGCAAGAACTGCAAACCAGGCTGGAACAATTCCAAACGAATTCCCAAGGCCATCACACCGCCAGCTAGCAAGCTAACGAATGAGAAGATCAAATACATCGTACCGATGTCTTTGTGGTTGGTTGCGAACAACCAACGACGCCAACCATGTGGTGTGTGATCGTCGTGCGCATGGTCATGCGCGTGGTCGTGTGCGTGATCGTGGGTAGTAGAGACTGTGCTCATGAATTACTCCGGTTTCGTTTTTATCTGTATTTGTTAATCTGAATTAATTGCCGCGTGCAGTAATAATGTCTTGGGTCTGAATCACTTCACCCGTCTTATTGCCCCATGCGTTACGTGTGTAAGTCATTACTGAAGCGATATCGCCATCAGAAATCACGCCAGCCCATTTCGGCATTGCGCCCTTACCGTTAATGAGGATGTTGTATTGGCCAGCTTTAGGACCCATTACCACCTTGCTACCATCCAATGCAGGGAAAGCGCCCGCACCTTTGCCGTTAGGTTGATGACAAGCTGCGCAGTTTGCTGCGTAAACTTTTGCACCACGCTCTTTTTGCTCATCCAAGGTGTAAACCTTAGATGGATCATCACCAGCAGCGCCCATTTCTTTTTTCTTCTGAGCAACCCAAGCGGTGTAGTCATCTTGTGAAACTACACGCACAACGATAGGCATAAAAGCGTGCTCAGCACCACAAAGCTCAGAACACTGACCGCGGAATGTACCAATAGTCTCAGCTCTAAACCAGGTGTCACGCACGAAGCCAGGGATCGCATCTTGCTTTACGCCAAACGCTGGGATAGTCCAAGCATGGATAACGTCATTAGCAGTGGTAATCAAACGGATCTTTTTACCAACTGGCACAACCATTTCATTGTCAACTTCCATCAAGTAAGTGTTTGATTTCGGTGCCAAGTTATTGATTGCTTCGCGTGAAGTAGACAAAGTAGATAGAAAGCTAATGCCTTCACCTTCACCTTTGATGTAGTCGTAACCCCACTTCCACTGGTATCCAGTGGTCTTAATAGTGATATCGGAGTTAGTAGTGTCTTTCATTGCCACAACAGTTTTTGTTGCAGGCAAAGCCATACCGATAACGATGAGCAATG
This region includes:
- a CDS encoding cytochrome c oxidase subunit 3; translated protein: MSSNSTPYYFVPGLSRHPAMAAFGLIAFGFGISGWVNHASWGGPLTLAGVAFVLYVLYNWFGDTIAESNAGKNGVNVDISYRWSMAWFIFSEIMFFGAFFAALFYARNIAMPWMGDVESKLLWPNFQAVWPNDGPAGLVEKFTTMGPWPIPTINTLLLLSSGVTITIAHHALVENHMKKAIIGLAATVGLGIVFLGFQVYEYYHAYHELNLKLTSGIYGSTFFMLTGFHGFHVFLGGTMLAIVLRRMIRGDFTSKHHFAFEGAAWYWHFVDVVWLGLYIAVYWM
- a CDS encoding cytochrome oxidase small assembly protein is translated as MKQEFNSSGKQALAASNRRTGFILLSVVAVFFIGIVIKRSLLG
- a CDS encoding cytochrome c oxidase assembly protein → MVTTQALNRQILLKLLIAAVMMFGFGYALVPMYKALCEVTGINVVTSKNDYGVRAFSPNKVGNTQVNYARTVTIEFDSNSRGPFTFKPVKNFLEVHPGEMTEIVYEVTNNQNRPVRAQAIPSYAPKSATEFFTKLECFCFQEQTLAAKETKKMPVVFVIDAGLPDDVKTITLSYTFFELGLGNTPPAPKTRLAS
- the ctaD gene encoding cytochrome c oxidase subunit I, giving the protein MSTVSTTHDHAHDHAHDHAHDDHTPHGWRRWLFATNHKDIGTMYLIFSFVSLLAGGVMALGIRLELFQPGLQFLRPEFFNQLTTMHGLVMVFGAIMPAFVGFANWMVPLQIGASDMAFARMNNFSFWILPVAATLLLSSFLVPGGAPSGGWTIYAPLTSQMGPGMDMAIFALHLLGASSIMGSINIIVTILNMRAPGMTLMKMPMFCWTWLITAYLLIAVMPVLAGAITMVLTDRHFGTSFFSAVGGGDPIMFQHIFWFFGHPEVYIMILPAFGIISEIVPAFSRKTLFGYSSMVYATASIAILSFIVWAHHMFATGMPVTGQLFFMYATMLIAVPTGVKIFNWVATMWKGSMTFETPMLWAIGFIFVFTMGGFTGLILAMAPIDIGVQDTYYVVAHFHYVLVAGSLFAMFAGFYYWCPKWTGYMANETRGKIHFWSSMIFFNITFFPMHFLGLAGMPRRYADYPTQFADFNAIASIGALGFGLAQVYFLLFVVMPAYRGQGEKAPMKPWDGAKGLEWTVPSPAPHHTFETPPSAEQMREAGI
- a CDS encoding SURF1 family protein, producing MNSLFTALITKRIVATVSALIVIAIGCGAGIWQLSRADTKIALAANLLARQQMPILNANTGPWALEEARERRMIARGQYIPEAAIWLDNRPRPLPPAGSTTSQSGFYLMMPLRLEGKDEILWVNRGWAPRNNENRESLPPVQTPNRIVNVEGIVFAQPGKVYELGSSKNPIDTSKPRIEQNFDLVSEGNLHSWVQAPFILREVEVGSDDGLLREWPPLTSGVDRHYAYAFQWFALAFAGFVFWLITGLRQYKRQGFANGDQG
- the coxB gene encoding cytochrome c oxidase subunit II, giving the protein MNLFGKVTRASLYFAVAFGTAFAHAAENMPGGPAVNQLNFAPAATKIMQEIHWLHWMMLVICALIFVGVFGVMFYSILKHRKSLGHKSASFHESTTVEIIWTVIPLLIVIGMALPATKTVVAMKDTTNSDITIKTTGYQWKWGYDYIKGEGEGISFLSTLSTSREAINNLAPKSNTYLMEVDNEMVVPVGKKIRLITTANDVIHAWTIPAFGVKQDAIPGFVRDTWFRAETIGTFRGQCSELCGAEHAFMPIVVRVVSQDDYTAWVAQKKKEMGAAGDDPSKVYTLDEQKERGAKVYAANCAACHQPNGKGAGAFPALDGSKVVMGPKAGQYNILINGKGAMPKWAGVISDGDIASVMTYTRNAWGNKTGEVIQTQDIITARGN
- the ftsY gene encoding signal recognition particle-docking protein FtsY; translated protein: MFGLRKTLGSLFKSSKVDESWFDTLEESLIQSDVGLPTTEQLISKLRKAAKSEKASSPEELQALLIQEVSTLLTAIEPSLNPLFTGDKPNTPEVWLVVGVNGAGKTTTIGKLCRLFQSQGKSVLLAAGDTFRAAARNQLQEWGGRNQVDVITQEGGDAAAVAHDAIHAAISRKSDILIIDTAGRLATQDHLMEELKKVKRVIGKALPGAPHHTLLVLDGNTGQNGLSQVKAFHAALGLTGIIVTKLDGTAKGGVICALAHTLQEGPKPAVLALGKGEGIDDLAPFTAGQYSSELFN
- a CDS encoding twin transmembrane helix small protein; this translates as MKWIIPIVLLMIVFSLGSALYYMMKDRGNSSRMVHSLMLRIGLSIALFAGILLAHYFGLIEATGIKVGTN
- a CDS encoding SCO family protein produces the protein MNFLRVCFLAILCFVLTACSPKPEFKNIDITGSTAFGKDFSLLDPDGKVRTLADFKGKVVVMFFGYTQCPDICPTTLTEMQQVMTLLGPQSDKVQVLFVTVDPERDTAEILKQYVPAFDPRFLGLRPADEAALEKVTKDFKIYYKKVPGTKPGSYTMDHTAGSYAFDPEGRLRLYIKHAQGPETLAHDLKELLK
- a CDS encoding COX15/CtaA family protein, giving the protein MPSLILFLELGAIAIIFAGLPLLYLWRKPGYSFFQKLNWVLVFMTFDLIVFGAFTRLTDSGLGCPDWPGCYGTSNPFHALSEIQRAESAMPTGPVTVIKAWIEMIHRYLAMTVGALILVQVGIAFSKLKSLGKNPLLGSLGLLVLVCVQGAFGAWTVTLKLQPIIVTIHLMLALVLLSFLTLYAQQSWEEKSSTIRAIRVRPLPAQLLAFSFAVLFIQVFLGAWVSTNYAVLACPDFPTCMGSVWPETNWREGFTLWRQLGLNAQGEFISPIALQTIHWAHRLFAVLVLVVLCALGFKALQLATPVLSGLGLVAKLLLVVLLLQIVTGISNVIFQWPLLAALLHTAGSAALVFCLVRMSYWASWKPFIQKKMA
- the rpoH gene encoding RNA polymerase sigma factor RpoH: MVQKKSDKPNLQTLPVAQTAAASAFPMLPTLGVGTLDSYIAYVNRVPMLSAAEELHLAQEFRRTENVDAAKTLVLSHLRLVVSVARQYLGYGIPHADLIQEGNIGLMKAVKRYDPNNGARLVSYAIHWIKAEIHEYILKNWRLVKTATTKAQRKLFFNLRSNKPTLSALTPSEVDALAKALDVKGSDVKEMEMRLAGGDVALEGDDSDEESAYAPIQWLADNSQEPTARIASAEADALQGPKLDQALMALDERSRNIVQSRWLAMDAEGNGTKTLHDLADEYGISAERVRQIETAALKKMRGLLQAA
- the cyoE gene encoding heme o synthase, whose protein sequence is MSDSKTSAPVAMPRWRQYWVLTKPRVTQLAVFCAVIGMFLATPGMVPYPVLFGGIVGIWLLAGAAFAVNCLIEQAVDAKMKRTSWRPSATGEVTPFHIIIFSIILGSLGMIILWNFCNPLTMWLTLATFVGYAVIYTWLLKPATPQNIVIGGLSGAMPPALGWAAVTNTLSAEAWLLVLIIFVWTPPHFWALALYRRDDYVQSGLPMLPVTHGERFTLLNIVLYTLILIAATMLPYIYGMSGMVYLISAIVLGLMFLAYVIALFISYSDALAKKTFRFSITYLSLLFAALLIDHYFL
- a CDS encoding DUF2970 domain-containing protein; this encodes MKKKSSFMQSMKAVMWGFLGVRKKSGLQEDVASLSFVHIIIAGVIGALIFMGVLLLIVKVVVSH